A region of Panicum virgatum strain AP13 chromosome 8N, P.virgatum_v5, whole genome shotgun sequence DNA encodes the following proteins:
- the LOC120685356 gene encoding SKP1-like protein 1 isoform X2: MAAEGEKKMITLKSSDGEEFEVEEAVAMESQTIRHMIEDDCADNGIPLPNVNSKILSKVIEYCNKHVHAAAAAAAANSNAASGEDLKNWDADFVKVDQATLFDLILAANYLNIKGLLDLTCQTVADMIKGKTPEEIRKTFNIKNDFTPEEEEEIRRENQWAFE; the protein is encoded by the exons ATGGCGGCCGAGGGCGAGAAGAAGATGATCACGCTCAAGAGCTCCGACGGCGAGGAGTtcgaggtggaggaggcggtcgCCATGGAGTCGCAGACCATCCGTCACATGATCGAGGACGACTGCGCCGACAACGGCATCCCGCTCCCCAACGTCAACTCCAAGATCCTCTCCAAGGTCATCGAGTACTGCAATAAGCAcgtccacgccgcagccgccgcg GCCGCCGCCAACAGCAACGCCGCCTCCGGCGAAGACCTCAAGAACTGGGACGCCGACTTCGTCAAGGTCGATCAGGCCACGCTGTTCGACCTCATCTTG GCTGCAAACTATCTCAACATCAAGGGGCTGCTGGACCTGACCTGCCAGACTGTTGCTGACATGATCAAGGGTAAGACTCCTGAGGAGATCCGCAAGACCTTCAACATCAAGAACGACTTCACCcctgaggaggaagaggagatccGCAGAGAGAACCAGTGGGCCTTCGAGTAG
- the LOC120685356 gene encoding SKP1-like protein 1 isoform X1, whose protein sequence is MAAEGEKKMITLKSSDGEEFEVEEAVAMESQTIRHMIEDDCADNGIPLPNVNSKILSKVIEYCNKHVHAAAAAAAASKAGSDDAGAAAANSNAASGEDLKNWDADFVKVDQATLFDLILAANYLNIKGLLDLTCQTVADMIKGKTPEEIRKTFNIKNDFTPEEEEEIRRENQWAFE, encoded by the exons ATGGCGGCCGAGGGCGAGAAGAAGATGATCACGCTCAAGAGCTCCGACGGCGAGGAGTtcgaggtggaggaggcggtcgCCATGGAGTCGCAGACCATCCGTCACATGATCGAGGACGACTGCGCCGACAACGGCATCCCGCTCCCCAACGTCAACTCCAAGATCCTCTCCAAGGTCATCGAGTACTGCAATAAGCAcgtccacgccgcagccgccgcggccgccgcgtccaAGGCAGGCTCCGACGACGCGGGGGCTGCCGCCGCCAACAGCAACGCCGCCTCCGGCGAAGACCTCAAGAACTGGGACGCCGACTTCGTCAAGGTCGATCAGGCCACGCTGTTCGACCTCATCTTG GCTGCAAACTATCTCAACATCAAGGGGCTGCTGGACCTGACCTGCCAGACTGTTGCTGACATGATCAAGGGTAAGACTCCTGAGGAGATCCGCAAGACCTTCAACATCAAGAACGACTTCACCcctgaggaggaagaggagatccGCAGAGAGAACCAGTGGGCCTTCGAGTAG